In Caloramator sp. E03, the sequence AGAACAATAATTATTTTAATATTTTATCCGATAAGATTATTTAGTTATGGATTTAAAGTTATGATATATGAAATTAATATAGGCATAACTAAGTTTTTCAACAACAAAAGAAAAATTAGGAAGGAAAATTAATTACAATAGAGAATATTATATAAAAAATGATTGTGTTAAGTAAATATGAAAAAATAGCGTAGCTACACGTATAATTACACAAAATTACACAGTTTTTTTATGTAATCTAAATTAATAAAATTTGATAATACTGGATTTATCAAAAAAAGGCATGCCGAAGGCACCTACTTAAAACTTAAAATGTAGGTGTGTTAAGAATATATGGTTTATTTGAGAATTAAGCAGACAGAAGCCAGTTATTAATATTTTTTTCATCAACTAAAATACCAGCAACTTGTGCAGGAGTTAGATTGTTTAAAGAATAGTGAGGTCTTAAAAAATTATAATGGAAAATAAACATTGCTATTAGAGTGTTTGCACTTTCAAATGATTTAAAACCTCTTTTACGTTTATACCAGTCTTTAAATGTATCATTAAAAGCTTCTAGCAAGTTGTTGGATATATCATCTTTAAATGATTGAACTTTTATGTGTTTTGAAGAATTAAAAATAGTTTTAGTAGCAAGATTATATGAGCCTAATCTATCTGTCACAATAGCTGATGGACATCCAAACTTACTTGCAGATTTAAACAAGGAAAAAGCTTGAGAAGCATCTCTTGAAGGAGATAAATTAAAACCAAGAACCATTCTGGTTTCTGAATCTATAATTAACTAAAGATAATGTTTTTTACCATTAATAAAAACGACAGTTTCGTCGGCATGCCATTCATCAGATGCACTTAAATCAAGATTTTCAGTAAGTCTATTAGCTATACTTAGAAAAATTGGAGCAAATTTTTTGCACCAAGATGCAATAGTTACATGAGAAACTTTGACATTGTAGGTTAGTTTAAAAAATTGAGATATTCTTCTTGTTGAAGAACCATTTAGATAATAGAGGTTAAGTGCAGTAAGAATTAAAAATAATGGAAATCTCATTCTTTTAAAATCTGTCTTTCCTTTAATTAATTCACAAGATGCAGAGGGTATATTAATAGGTTTTGCAACATAAATAGAATGACCACATTTTTTAGAGTTGCAAGTATAATGGGAATAGTACTCATAATCATGGTGCAAATAAGTACCACTACCACAAACAGGACAACGAGGATACCCTCTCAATACACGATTTTTCTTACCCTTATAATCTTCAAGAGTAAACTGACGTCTACAGTCTTTACATTGATATTTTTGATTACCTGCTTTGTCTTTCCCAAAGCGATAAAGATTAGAACTATGGCATCTTGGACATGAAATTTTATTCAATGACTTGCACATAATTTCATCTCTCCTTCGGAGGTATTTTGTTTTTGGCTATATATAAGATAACTCAAAGGAGAGATGAAATTCAAATATCATATAACTTAACAAAACTTAAAAAATGCAAAGGAGAATTGATATGAAAAGAAGAGAGCTGGTTATAATAATATGTATTTTAGTTTTCTTTGGAGCCATATTTATAAAACAGCAAATTATTATAAATAGACTTAATAGGGAATATAAACAATTTGATGACCAGCTTTCAAAGATTAAAATGCAGAATGAACAATTAAGCGAACAGTTTAATATAATGAAAAGAGAAGATTATATTGAGAAACTGGCAAGGGATAAACTTGGACTTGTTAAACCTGGAGAAATTTTATTTATAGATAGAAATAAGAAAAAGTAAGAATTTAATAATATTAATATTAATATACTTTATATTTGCATAGCTTTAAGGCATAGAAGCTGTAGATGAATCCAATCTTTGATATTACATAGTAAATAAGAAATATGATCTTTAACTGTTTTATTTGATGAAATGTATTAATTTAAATAAAGTATAATAGAGTTAATTAACTATAAAAACTTTTTATTGAGATTTGAGGCAAAATCTCTGTAATTTAATAATAGAAATTGACTGATGTTATAAATTTATGTATAATGTTAATATTAAAAAACTATTAAGGAGGAATTTTTTTAATATGACCCTGCAAATAGGAAGCGTTTTAGAGGGCACGGTAATTAATATTACAAATTTTGGTGCCTTTATAGATTTGTCTGGAAAAACAGGATTGGTTCATATCTCGGAAATATCTGATACCTATGTGAAAGACATACGACAACATCTTAAAGAGAAGGACAAGGTTAAGGTAAAAGTAATTGGAATTGATGATGATGGTAAAATAAGCCTTTCAATAAGGCAGGTAAATCTGCAGAAGAAGTCTAATAGGCCAATTGAGATAGATTGGGAGTATGAAAAGAAAAAGACATCTGCGCTGTCCTTTGAAGAAAGGTTAGCTAAGTTTTTAAAGGATAGCGAAGAGAAGTTTCAAGACATAAAGAAGAATCAGGAATCAAAACGTAGTGGTGGATATTCAAGAAGATAAAAAGACGCTTAGATTAAGATATATATAAGCAGGGGGAGGGGAGAAAAGTATATACTCTAAAATTTAAAATAAAGCCTCCTCCTGATTTTTATAAATAATGCATGTAAAAAATTAACTAAAAAAATATGATTCATTGTATAATTAAATGCAACAGGTAAAAAATATTTAAACCATAGTGAAAATCATGT encodes:
- a CDS encoding FtsB family cell division protein, which encodes MKRRELVIIICILVFFGAIFIKQQIIINRLNREYKQFDDQLSKIKMQNEQLSEQFNIMKREDYIEKLARDKLGLVKPGEILFIDRNKKK
- a CDS encoding S1 domain-containing RNA-binding protein; the protein is MTLQIGSVLEGTVINITNFGAFIDLSGKTGLVHISEISDTYVKDIRQHLKEKDKVKVKVIGIDDDGKISLSIRQVNLQKKSNRPIEIDWEYEKKKTSALSFEERLAKFLKDSEEKFQDIKKNQESKRSGGYSRR